The Ascaphus truei isolate aAscTru1 chromosome 3, aAscTru1.hap1, whole genome shotgun sequence genome includes a region encoding these proteins:
- the GPR161 gene encoding G-protein coupled receptor 161, with protein MSINSSDGNVGSGTTVENGATIVAESIAIIIIDILICLGNLVIVVTLYKKSHLLSLSNKFVFSLTLSNLLLSMLVLPFVVVSSIRREWIFGVVWCNFSALLYMLISSASMLTLGIIAIDRYYAVLYPMVYPMKITGNRAVLAIAYVWLHSLIGCLPPLFGWSNLEFDQFKWMCVAAWHKEAGYTAFWQIWCALLPFIIMMICYGFIFRVARIKARKIHCGTVVIIQDVSQRNGRKNSSTSTSSSGSRKNAFSSIVYSANQCKAFITILVVIGAFVLTWGPYMLVISTEALWGKNSVSPVLETLATWLSFTSAICHPLIYGLWNKTVRKELLSMCFGNRYRDPFHQQHRTSRMFSISNRITDLGSSPHLTALMASGKDLDHQSTTTNTVSYSNDSGTDVMLLEDYSSDGVQQPRLIYSRRKSSVTFEDEVEHKNEVNTMPAQENASSTSLEAYAFSLAKAIEMDAKVSLFGGEAMHVSPIENMPGIIGTNRNSRNHGIQRQKLQLQSIDEGNI; from the exons ATGAGCATCAACTCTTCTGATGGAAATGTGGGATCGGGTACTACAGTTGAAAATGGCGCTACCATAGTGGCGGAGTCTATTGCCATCATTATTATTGACATTCTCATTTGTCTGGGGAACCTTGTCATAGTGGTTACCCTTTACAAGAAGTCTCATTTGCTTTCACTCAGCAATAAGTTTGTGTTTAGTTTGACACTTTCAAACCTCCTTCTTTCAATGCTTGTTCTTCCGTTTGTTGTTGTTAGCTCAATACGAAGAGAATGGATTTTTGGAGTTGTGTGGTGCAACTTTTCTGCGCTGCTTTATATGCTGATCAGTTCTGCCAGTATGCTTACCTTAGGAATTATAGCAATTGACCG atATTATGCTGTTCTTTATCCAATGGTTTATCCTATGAAGATTACTGGGAACCGAGCAGTTCTTGCCATAGCCTACGTTTGGCTGCATTCTCTCATTGGATGTCTTCCTCCCCTGTTTGGATGGTCCAACTTAGAGTTTGACCAATTCAAGTGGATGTGTGTAGCTGCATGGCACAAAGAGGCAGGGTACACAGCCTTTTGGCAAATATGGTGTGCTTTACTACCGTTCATCATTATGATGATATGCTACGGTTTTATCTTCCGTGTGGCCAGGATTAAAGCACGCAAGATTCACTGTGGAACTGTTGTAATTATCCAAGACGTTTCCCAAAGGAACGGGAGGAAAAATTCCAGTACTTCTACATCCTCTTCAGGAAGCAGAAAAAATGCCTTTTCCAGTATTGTTTATTCTGCCAACCAGTGCAAGGCCTTCATAACAATATTGGTTGTTATTGGTGCTTTTGTTCTTACATGGGGGCCTTATATGCTGGTAATAAGCACTGAGGCGTTGTGGGGGAAAAACAGTGTTTCTCCCGTATTAGAGACTTTAGCTACCTGGCTATCATTTACAAGTGCCATTTGTCACCCACTCATTTATGGACTGTGGAACAAAACAGTACGGAAAGAACTACTAAGTATGTGCTTTGGAAACAGGTATAGAGATCCCTTTCATCAACAACATAGAACATCAAGAATGTTCAGTATTTCCAATCGGATAACAG ACCTTGGATCATCGCCCCATCTCACTGCTCTTATGGCCAGTGGTAAGGATTTAGATCACCAGAGCACTACAACAAATACGGTCAGCTATTCAAATGATTCAG GTACTGATGTTATGTTGCTTGAAGATTACAGCTCAGATGGTGTACAACAACCTAGACTTATCTATTCTAGAAGGAAGAGTTCTGTGACATTTGAAGATGAAGTGGAGCACAAAAATG AAGTTAACACAATGCCAGCTCAAGAAAATGCATCAAGTACATCTTTGGAAGCCTATGCATTCAGTTTAGCCAAAGCAATTGAAATGGATGCTAAGGTCAGTTTGTTTGGAGGAGAAGCAATGCATGTTTCTCCTATTGAAAATATGCCAGGAATTATTGGTACGAACAGAAACAGCAGAAATCATGGGATTCAAAGGCAGAAGCTGCAACTGCAAAGCATTGATGAAGGAAACATTTAA